TAGAAAAACAATTAAAGGGATTCAAACAGACATGACAAATGAATTTAGAAAGATGGAACTACAACACAAATAGGCATTTTAAAAAACGGTGATGCTACATGTACAAGCGTTTTTGTAACCAAGTCTAACTAAGTTGGCACAAGCCCATGGGAAAAAAAGAAACACACATGCATCATCGATCCTCCTTCTCCGCGCTTTCCAGCACAGAAATTTTTGTTGGTGAGTCCAGAAACTTATTGATATAGCACAAAAACTTTTTCACATAGCACAAATTTATCAATATAACAGAAATATTTGCACATAGAACATAAATTTTTGCTGTGAATGTATTTTGTTGGTTGGGTGAGACAATGTTCTGGACATGTGGTCTTTCAATAATTTGTGTTGTGCTCCAAAATTAAtgttttttgcatattttattgGTTGGGTATCAATGTTTTGGACatgtaaatcaaaatttttgtgcTCGAGTTTTCTAAACATacagaggagaagaagatgacgaagacgatgatgatgatgataatgaaggaggatgaggaggaggaaaaaaaaggaggagaagaaatcaaacaagagaagaagaaaaagacattgaagaagaccttgaagaaaaaggaggaggaagaggaggaggaggaggaggaggaggcagCGACGATGACGAcattgttgaagaagaagaagacaatgacgacaagaagttgaagaagcaCGTACAATAAGTGGACTTGGTTCAAAAAAAAGCTTGGCTGCCTAGCTTTATTGTTTAAAGAATATATGCTAGAGAGTAGAGACAAGTACAGTGTGTGCAATATCAAGCAACCAATTTTACACTTAGAATAGATCACCCCCTCTACAAGTAGTGCAAAACATCCGGTATCAATAAGATTAAAGAGATTCAATCATTCAGAGATATATATAGGCGTAATACCAGATCTTGATTGCTTGTATGGGAAATCAATGCTTGTACAACAAAGTTCCCGTGTTGATGAGATGATAACTCAAACAATGAATTCCTGAATACTTTTGTAAACAATTCATTGAACAAGGCCTCAGGAGATACTTCCAAAACAACCTGCAAAAGATTTAAAAGACTTGCTTACCTCCAAATGTTATAGAGAAAGGATTTCATTGATGCCTCCATAAAATTAAAggcaataaaattattagaaatggACCCCATAAAACATCCAAGATTCAGACCACTTTCCACTAAGACATATTTTAAGGTGTAACTTTTGAAACCTTTTTAGGACTATACTCATGGAAAGGTTAAATGAGAAAATATGCATTGGTTCTTTAACACCAAAAAGCCATGGCAAAAATTCAAGTCTGTTGTAGAGATTTTGGAAAATTCAAACTTCCAAAAATCTCTTACAATAAGATTTAACAAATTATGTGTAGGATTTTAAAACTCATCTCCGCATTATTCATAAGCTCAAGAAGCCATTGCAAAAATTCAAGTCTGTTGTAGAGATTTTGGAAAATTCAAACTTCCAAAAATCTCTTACAATAAGATTTAACAAATTATGTGTAGGATTTTAAAACTCATCTCTGCATTATTCACAAGCTCAAGCGCTAATATAGCTAATTATAGACAGTTTCCCCTCATCTATATTTTTCTCACCTCCATTAGATGGCTAAATTCAGCTTCTTTTGACAACTTTATGAGCTCTGCAACTACTGTATCTTCTAAAAAACTGCCCTCTGGATTTCTCTTATCTTTGCAGCCAAGAAGGATGGGAATCACATGTAACAACTCTTCATCATTGCCTGCCAGAACCCGTAGAGTCGTCTGccattaaataaagaaaatcatttAAGATGATAGGTATGAAAGTGTAAAATGAACAAGGAGACCCAAGAGGTTACCAAGTTAAGGTGAAATTCTAGAATCTCTTCAATGTGTGACAGAGACAGTTATAAAGCAAACAAATCCAAAGAAATTTTACTCAAAAGCAGGCTATAATATCTCACAGAAGCTTCATCATATCATCAACCACATTTAAGGTTCCCCTTTAGCATGATATTAGAAAAGGCCAAACCAAGTCTGATGCTGTATCCattaaatcaacaacaacaacaaaataatatatttggaAAACGTGCCTGAAAAACAAAACTGCTGAATGGGTCAACTTGTAGGGTCTTGATGCTTTTCCCAGCATTTTTTAACATCTCCGACACAAATAACTTGAGCAAATTTGGAAATCCAGACTGAAATTTTGTTGCATCGTGTTTCTTCGAAACATTCAAATTCAACCGCCCTGCCAGTACAGTTGCCGCTTTTGAAAAGTAATATTCAGACTTATCTAGTGGTACTCCCTTGCAAAGGCAAAGTAGAGTGCGAAGCACATGAGAACCATAGCAATTACGCATCACCTCAACAGAACTAGCTGCCATGACCTGCCAAGTGAGTAGTACACGTATAAGAAGAATTCACATCTGCAGCAAAGCTAGGTATAACAATTTGACATCATGATTCAAAATATGCATGTGCAACATCAACTAATCTCTTTCGCCGGCCAATCCGTCTACCTAATCAATTGAATACATTAAAGCAAGAACCAGGAATCACAGAAAAGTATTATCTAAGAGTCAATGTAGTATTAAAAACTGGTTGTGCTGTTAGTCTGTTAGTGTAACTAGTAGAATTAGTTGCGTTGCACCTTGCATACTGTGGTTAAAGCCTCCTCGAGCTGAGGGCGAGCATCCTTGTCTTGAACACGAGTTGATAAATACTTGAGGATTGCCTCAGCTACATGAGAACCGGACCTATCCATGGCAATAGCAGGGAAGTTATCGGCACACCTTTGAAGGAAAGCACAGAGGTGTTCAACATCAGATCCCTGAATGATGGTTTCCAAAGTGTGGCTTAGAATGTAATCAGTTGCGACCTCAAATTCGAATCCCTTAGTCTCTTCGAGAGCGTTCCCACATATGAGAGTGCGTTCCTCCAACTCAACCGCATTACTTTCGAAAAGGTTAGCGATTTCTAACAAGTATTTGGATATTTCAGGATCAACCTGTTTCCTGCGAATAGCGTAACGTTCAGTTTCAGGTGAGAAGGAACCGAATAGGGATAAGGGATAAGAAATACCTGATACGGGATGGTTGAGGAGCGGTAGAGCCATGGCGGTTGAAGGTCTTAGTGTCTTTCATGGAATGTTGCGTGTGTCCATGCCCTTTGTTATGTTGCTGCTGTTTCTTGTTCTTTCCTTTTCCTTGGTTGTAGTGATGCTCACCCATTGAATAGAGCAGAGGAAGAGAGGGGGAGGCAGCTGTTAATCTTCTTATTGTAGAATGAATGACTGGTAAGTAGCGGCGGCGGCTGCTGTGGTTTTGTGATGGTGGCGCGCTACTCTGCTCGCTTATTGTAGTTTTCTAAGCAAGTAGCAACTGCCAAAGCCTCAGAGGGAACTCCAAAACGCGCCGTATTGTGTCTTACCAATACCACTACCTTTGCTGAAGAAAAAGGTTTAGGGCTTTAGGCATTTAGTCAACTTATtaaaacataatataaaaacatttcaaattaaaaataataagttatataaactttaaataaaataaatatttaaaaagaaataaaataaaatttaagagttaagatttaaaatttattatttaaattttaaaatttaaaattataatttaattttaaaactctatttttcaactttaatttctcaaatacgatttttttgttttaaagtaAGTTTGTCGCACTGGCTAATTCTATAATTTTGATAGAGGGCAAACTCgccctaaataaaaaaatcgtatttaaaaaatcaaacttgTAAAATgggattttaaaaaataataatttttttattttatttcagtgaaaaatcctttttttttctttttcatgtttttttttcgTGTTATTTCCGCGTCTTCCTCTTTTTATTGGTGTTGTGGCtacatttcatttttatttttccttttcctcCCCCTTCCTCCTGGTGTGTTGATGCACTTATTTCttattctttatttgatttttttttctttttcttagttctATTCCTCTTAAAagcatgaaataaaaaaatcgaacaaaaatattataacatttttgttatatatctttaatacataaaaaaagatataatttaactAATAACGTTATTAACATAGGTcacttattttgttaattatttatgtcAAATTTAACGGTAGAACAACATTGAACTcgttcaaaaaaattttgagataAAAATAGAATGTTTGAAACattataaactaaattaaaaattaacataaatattgAGTACCAAAAATTAGTACTTTACcctattttaaattcaaattcaaatttttagataaattattttcaaatcttttaatttatattaaatttttttcaattttaaattaatattcactaatttaaactttttaaagcAAAATATTTTTCCAAAACCTAATACACATCATTAACAATATAAGTACATTACATtgctacatttttttatttgcgTAGATAGTGCATATTACtagtattaattaaatttaaaataaaacataacaaaTATTCTTTACACTATACTAGAAATGgattcctttaattttttttaattgtttgataAAGTATGATCTCTTACCTTACAGTCTTACACTCTTTAAgtgaaatagaaaaaaacatattaaaaaaatatttaatgataAGATATCtaaggttctgaaaatcggacTAGACCGGTCGGTCCGACCGATTTAACCGCAAACCGGTATCCTTTATAGTTTGATTCAACATAAAAAAACCGCTAGAATCAAAACCGTTTTTAAACCGTTAAATCGGTCGAGAATCGGTCGGTCAGACCGAATCGAAATCCGGCCGGCTTTCTTATTTTGCTCAAAAAACGCCAAAACGCAGGCGTTTAGCATTCAGTAGAACACCCCAATCCTACCAACCCTAACTCCCTCCAATTCTCCAATGGCACAGCACATACTCCCTCTCTCGTCCCTCCCATCACCCTCGGTCGTTCCTCTCAACACTGGCGAGCTCAATCCCTCCCTTTCGTTCAGCCGCCGAACTGCTCCTGACGTCGTTGCCGGTTGGAGCTTCGAAACTCACTCGGTCCCTCACTCAGCTAACGTCTCAGACTCTCAGCAGTGGAAGCACAGTCGTCGGGCTCACCTCCTGCCTCTGTCGCGTAGCTCTGTTCCTCCGTCGCAAGCTCTGCTCCTCTGTCGCAAGCTCTGTTCCTGCCTCCGTCGCCAGTTCTGTTCATGCCTCCGTCGCCAGCTCTGTTCTTCTaggtattttactatttttttcacTAATTGTTCGGTCTTCTTCttggtttgaactttgaagttcttaaattgttgttctttggtcttcttcttcggtcttctttttcaatttttgttctatttttagtGGTGActgttttcattttttggtcttcttcttctttactgATGGATCGTTCCCTCTGTTAGTTTGTTACTCTGTTTTAGTGTGACTGTTTTCTAATTGCTCAATGGCTCGATTGCTCTGTTAGTTTACTGATGGCTCTGTTAGTTTGTTATCTGGTTTACTAGTTGCTGATGGctcctaatttttttgttcaaatttgcTAATGGCTTTGTTTTGTAGTTGCTAGTTTTGCTGGGTGAAGATTTAGTGTTTTGGAATGTTTCATAATGTGCTAAATGCTTAATGTTGTAGGCAGATTTTAGTGTTTTGTAGTTGCTGATTTTGCTGGTTTTGGAATGTTAAATGCTAGTTTTGCTGAAATGTTTTGGCCACTAGAGCTTCTTTGATCAACTTCTGCTGAGAATATGCTATACACAGGTATATGATCAACTTTTGAATGTCTTCCATCTCCCTGAGTTGTTTGAATACTTGTATGTGGGAGGGAAGTATATTTTCCCTTTGTTGCCTCTACAGGTTGAAATCAACAGTGACAGTATGATGGCTGGTTTACTTGATGTAATTTTGAGATCATCTAGCACGATTAATGAGATCCGCTTACAAGACAGACGATGCTTTGACAGGGACCTTTCGAAGATGATAGTAAGTGTACGACTCTTAAAGGATAAAATCTTATCCTAATCAACCAAAAGCATGTCTCTATATAATTTGAAGCAACTCCATTCGAACTAAAAAGtttagtaattcgaatcaaccaTGTTCGAATTAGTGAGGCAGTTTGCAGTCTTAGTAGTTCGAATCATACTGATTCGAATCATGCATGGAGAAGTTCGAATCACGCTGATTCAAATTATGCATGGGGAGTTCGAATGTAGCTGATTCGAATTATGTGTATGTAATCTGAAAATGGCTATTTCGAATTAAGAAGTCCCAGATGTGTATAAATATGGTGTGAACGTGAGTTGAGTTTATTTGAGTGAGACAAaatggctagtgaggagagATTTGTAGTTGGTGCATTATAGAGGATCGATTAAGAAAAAGACACGCTCCgtgtgaagttcactgataaAGATCCTCTGAGCATTTTTATGAGACATACGATGAGATTCGATGacttcttaaattttataatacagAAACTTGGTTTGCAAGGCGTGAAACGGGTTCTGAAACTATTCTATCGCATTCCGATCTCAGTACTTAGAGATGACGTGAAGTACGATTCTTTCGTCATAGGGAGTGACGAGGATTTGCAGGTCCTGTTCCATTGTCGTCGCCAGTTTTTCAAGGTCAGGACACCTTAGCTGTTGGCAAAGTTGGTTAATGTGGTATCTAGCTCGAGAGGTTCGAACCGGAATACCCAAACTCTAGGCACCGTTGCCAGTTCTAGCTCGAGACCCGTTGGTGCATGTACGTCCGTGCCCGTGAACGCACCTAGGGACGAGCCTATCGCGTCCTCGTTGTTCGCCGTTGATCTCAACTGCAGTGGTGGTGGAGAGGTTGGTATCACGGAGAGGGTGCCGATTTCTTTGCAGTATGGTACACCGGCTGAGATCAGTGATGCATTGATAGATGATGATGGCGATGATGATGTGGAGCGTGACCTCATTACTGATGACAATGGCGATGACATTGCAGCGAGTAACCCAGCTGGAGCTGGTGGTGGTTTTAGCTCTGGGACTCAGCAGTACCATCCGcacttttcatcttttgatttaGATGTCATGAGATAGGATAGGATTCCTGTGGAATCCACTGAATTTGTTGCTAGAGATATCCAGGAGACGAGAGGTTTTACAGAGTGTGTAATTAGTGTGAATACCCATTTGAATTAGTGTGTGTTAGTGTGTGTGATTCGAATCAGGGTGATTCGAATTTGTGCTTGAGTGCATGCGTATGCAATTCGAATCAgtataattcgaattactatgaaAGTGTAATTTGAATTGCACTAATTCAAACTATATATAAAAGTGCTATTGGTAAAATTTTGTAACGTTTTTTACTTTAGTGAAATCATGTACATATACCCAATACTTGGTTTATATGCATTATTTGCCCTaactattatttatatacactTCTTTTTATACgattttttatagtataaaagacaactttgtttttcttgttatcAATCATTTCTGTGCTAAAAAGGTAAAGTGTACAAAAAAGTAATGTATATAACATTACTCATATTTTTCATATGTATAAACAATTATAACATTACTCGTATTTTTTATATGtagaaacaatttttttattttgtatttttttaatttttactttaaatgcacaaaataaaagggaaaataaTTCAAGTAACTATAAATCAACTATACAGAAACCGtgtcttttattaattatatctgTATCTGTATTTGTATTCATTCATTAATTGATAATCTGTATTTGTGAAATGAATAAATTCGTTGACTGGATATAGTCATAAGTCATTAGCCATAGGGAAGAAGCAACGGTGAAACAAGCAAAGGAGACTTGTGTTGTTTTAGCAAAACTACACACTATAAATAAAGCAGCGAGCCAATGATACCTCTTCTCCTATTCTAGTTGTTCAGTTTTCACTCTTCACTTGTAAACACCAACCAAAGAACTGATTCACTGATTAATGGATTCGATAAACTCGTTCAAAGGGTATGGCAAAGTGGACGAGGCAGAGCAGCAAGCCTTCCAGAAGAAGACTCGCAAGCGCCTCATCATACTCATAGTCTCCTCCATAGTCCTCATCGCCGTCATCATCGCCGCCGTCTTAGGCACCGTCCTACACAGCCGCCGTTCTTCCTCTGGCCCCTCAACGGAGCTATCCCCGGTGTCCTCTCTGAGAGCCGTGTGCGAAGTCACCCAGTACCCAGAGTCGTGCATGTCGAGCATCTCCTCCCTCCCAGACTACTCCAACACCACCGACCCACACCTCCTCTTCAGCCTCTCTCTCCGCGTAGCCATTAACGAGCTCTCCAACCTCTCCCATTATCCTTTCAAGCTCCGCTCCTCCATCAAGGAACCCCGTCTCCAGAAAGCCATTGATGTCTGTGCTACGGTCCTCGCCGACGCTGTCGCCAATTTCAACGACTCCGTCTCCACCCTCGACGCCGCCGGCAAGCTACCATCTACCACCAAGATCAGTGACATTAAGACCTGGGTGAGCGCCGCCATCACCAACCAAGATACCTGCTTGGACGCCCTCGAGGAGGTTAATAACTCCACCGCCGCCAACGCCGCCCTCGAGGACATGAAAACCACCATGAAGAACTCCACGGAGTTCTCGAGCAACAGCCTGGCCATCGTGACGAGGATCCTGGGGCTGCTCTCCCAATTCAACAGCCCGATGAACAGGCGGCGGCTTCTGGGGTTCCCGGAGTGGGTGGGGGCGGCGGAGAGGAGGCTGCTGCTGGATAATGGGAACACCGCGACGGGAACGACGACGCCGGATGCGGTGGTGGCGAGCGATGGGAGTGCGCAGTACAAGACGATAAAGGAGGCGGTGCTTGCGGTGAAGAAGAAGAGCGAGAAGAGATTCGTGATATATGTGAAGGCAGGGACTTATGTTGAGAACATTGATTTGGATAAGGACACTTGGAATGTGATGATCTACGGTGATGGAAGTGACAAGACCATCATCTCCGGCAGCCGCAACTTCATCGACGGCACTCCCACTTTTGAGACTGCCACTTTCGGTAATTTTTTCTTTCCGTCCATTAATGGCTTAGGATTACTGCTCGATTGCATGCTTCTAGCTAGCTCACAGTtactatttaaaatttgacactgcTACTTTCCGTAATTATACTAGGGCCAGCAACATTTGTGATTGGTAGTCATCAACTAGTCATCAataatgatttgatggtgtgaaattggtgtaagatttcatccaatgactcaccttttttctgctggttacatgctagtcaaaatgcaacaaaattgttgcccctagacttttccattATACTAATCTGAAGCACATTAATTAAAGATCATAAGAGTATTGTAATTTCTTCCATGAGCTTGGATTTAGCAATAAACTAAGCTAGGTAGTAAATACTATCCGATGGGTTTAGCTCTGGATGCATGATGTACTTTACACGCAAGAGAGACAGTGAGACACAATTAAGGTAGTAGTAGTAGCAGTTTAGAAATATGAAAAGTTTACTAAAGTACATTACTTACTTTGATTGGAGCAAGTCTAAGGAGAGTTGAACCTTTTCAATAGTTTTTTGTTAATTTCATTATTCTATATAGAGATATATTCTAAAaaactaatatttaaattaagcTTCCAAGAGTAAGCAACGAgaaaaatggaaattaaaa
This portion of the Arachis duranensis cultivar V14167 chromosome 6, aradu.V14167.gnm2.J7QH, whole genome shotgun sequence genome encodes:
- the LOC107491659 gene encoding pumilio homolog 23 — encoded protein: MGEHHYNQGKGKNKKQQQHNKGHGHTQHSMKDTKTFNRHGSTAPQPSRIRKQVDPEISKYLLEIANLFESNAVELEERTLICGNALEETKGFEFEVATDYILSHTLETIIQGSDVEHLCAFLQRCADNFPAIAMDRSGSHVAEAILKYLSTRVQDKDARPQLEEALTTVCKVMAASSVEVMRNCYGSHVLRTLLCLCKGVPLDKSEYYFSKAATVLAGRLNLNVSKKHDATKFQSGFPNLLKLFVSEMLKNAGKSIKTLQVDPFSSFVFQTTLRVLAGNDEELLHVIPILLGCKDKRNPEGSFLEDTVVAELIKLSKEAEFSHLMEVVLEVSPEALFNELFTKVFRNSLFELSSHQHGNFVVQALISHTSNQDLMRLIWDELGSNMEDLFKMGRSGVVAALIAASERLHFNEHKCCQFLAKTVCSADESPKCIVPRLLFLDSYFSYEDKSNWSWQSGDKMHVMGSLILQAIFRFKSEYIKPYIISITSMETPHVLEAVRDAKGSHVIEAFLSSSASEKEKCRLVKKLESHFGKVAAHSSGAFVIEKCFTACNLSLRESIVSELLAVRSELSKTKQGSPNQEFISPPSCHTQKKRKRQLLCFSRFASHPDRWRSKQASKEFAYKDFSSTFGSSDTKPRRKDRFLAGSSNNKSNPKTVTELRKEINQSLGTAAPFLSKQKFKRKSEQKGKNIAKVGDDNNNFRRGKKMSNKKKVGNKNDDTAAMATARKSNKKRQRDGDVREASLKKMKA
- the LOC107491763 gene encoding pectinesterase 3, whose protein sequence is MDSINSFKGYGKVDEAEQQAFQKKTRKRLIILIVSSIVLIAVIIAAVLGTVLHSRRSSSGPSTELSPVSSLRAVCEVTQYPESCMSSISSLPDYSNTTDPHLLFSLSLRVAINELSNLSHYPFKLRSSIKEPRLQKAIDVCATVLADAVANFNDSVSTLDAAGKLPSTTKISDIKTWVSAAITNQDTCLDALEEVNNSTAANAALEDMKTTMKNSTEFSSNSLAIVTRILGLLSQFNSPMNRRRLLGFPEWVGAAERRLLLDNGNTATGTTTPDAVVASDGSAQYKTIKEAVLAVKKKSEKRFVIYVKAGTYVENIDLDKDTWNVMIYGDGSDKTIISGSRNFIDGTPTFETATFAVKGKGFIAKDIRFKNTAGADKHQAVALRSGADQSVFYRCSFEGFQDTLYAHSNRQFYRDCDITGTIDFIFGNAAVVFQNCKIMPRQPLPNQFNTITAQGKKDPNQNTGIVIQKCSFSAFANDLQAPTYLGRPWKDFSTTVIMQSDIASFLKPVGWISWVANVDPPKTIFYGEYRNTGPGSDVSQRVKWAGYNPSLTETDAAKFTVQSFIQGPDWLPNSAVNFDSTL